One genomic segment of Mycolicibacterium psychrotolerans includes these proteins:
- a CDS encoding MspA family porin, with protein MKAISRVLLAMVAAIAALFMSAGTSHAGLDNELSLVDGKGRTLTIQQWDTFLNGVFPLDRNRLTREWFHSGKAVYNVAGDGAKDFAGTLELGYQIGFPWSLGVGINFSYTTPNIALDAQDFFSPVTGFDPIPGISTPPLFPGVSISADLGNGPGIQEVATFSVDVEGDHGAVAVSNAHGTVTGAAGGVLLRPYARLISKDGDSVTTYGEPWNMN; from the coding sequence ATGAAAGCAATCAGTCGGGTGCTGCTTGCGATGGTTGCGGCCATCGCGGCGTTGTTCATGAGCGCTGGCACCTCTCATGCAGGGTTGGACAATGAGCTGAGCCTGGTCGACGGCAAGGGCCGCACGCTGACCATCCAGCAGTGGGACACCTTCCTCAACGGGGTGTTCCCCCTCGACCGCAACCGGTTGACCCGCGAGTGGTTCCACTCCGGCAAGGCGGTGTACAACGTCGCCGGTGACGGCGCCAAGGACTTCGCGGGCACCCTGGAGCTGGGCTACCAGATCGGGTTCCCGTGGTCACTGGGTGTGGGGATAAACTTCAGCTACACCACTCCGAACATCGCGCTCGACGCGCAGGACTTCTTCAGTCCCGTGACGGGATTTGACCCCATCCCCGGCATCTCGACCCCACCTCTGTTCCCCGGCGTGTCGATCTCCGCCGACCTCGGCAACGGCCCCGGCATTCAGGAAGTCGCCACGTTCTCGGTGGACGTCGAAGGCGACCACGGCGCGGTGGCGGTCTCCAACGCGCACGGCACCGTGACCGGTGCGGCCGGCGGTGTGCTGTTGCGGCCCTACGCCCGGCTCATCTCCAAGGACGGTGACAGCGTCACCACCTATGGCGAGCCGTGGAACATGAACTGA
- the mscL gene encoding large-conductance mechanosensitive channel protein MscL — translation MLKGFKEFLARGNVIDLSVAVVIGTAFTALVTAFTKSVIQPLIDRIGASPDKEYGILKIPLGGDQFVDFNAVLSALINFVIVAAVVYFVIVLPYKKLRERGEVEQAQDTELAILTEIRNLLRDNTGDSSGKHVSGPGTGPSPDTAAHTSADRE, via the coding sequence ATGCTGAAGGGTTTCAAGGAGTTCCTCGCCCGCGGCAACGTGATCGACCTTTCGGTCGCGGTGGTCATCGGCACCGCGTTCACCGCACTCGTGACGGCCTTCACCAAGAGCGTCATCCAACCGCTGATCGACCGCATCGGCGCCAGCCCCGACAAGGAGTACGGGATCCTCAAGATTCCGCTCGGCGGAGACCAATTCGTCGACTTCAATGCGGTGCTCTCGGCGCTCATCAACTTCGTCATCGTCGCGGCGGTCGTCTACTTCGTGATCGTGCTGCCCTACAAGAAGCTTCGGGAGCGAGGCGAAGTCGAGCAGGCGCAGGACACCGAACTGGCCATCCTCACCGAGATCCGCAATCTGCTGCGGGACAACACCGGCGACTCGTCGGGCAAGCACGTGAGCGGGCCCGGGACCGGACCGAGCCCGGATACCGCCGCGCACACCAGCGCCGACCGCGAGTGA
- a CDS encoding SAF domain-containing protein: MAASLNPTPLHRLARVLRPDWTRTVAARRVLAGALVFLAAAAAWRDDPRADRVEVVVANRDLSPGAELTAEDVRLETLSATTVPDGAQRSVDTVVGSTLAGPARRGETLTDVRLLGPRLAESAAGPDARIVALPLADAALLDLLRPGDIVDVVSAPASADAESQARVMATDAVVVLVSAKATGIAAQGGNRVVLVALPAAAAKTVAGAALVQAVTLTLH; this comes from the coding sequence GTGGCCGCATCGCTGAATCCCACGCCGCTGCACCGGCTGGCCCGTGTCCTCCGGCCCGACTGGACGCGCACGGTGGCCGCCCGCCGCGTCTTGGCCGGCGCGCTCGTGTTCCTCGCGGCTGCGGCAGCGTGGCGCGATGACCCGCGTGCCGATCGGGTCGAGGTCGTGGTCGCCAACCGGGATCTGTCGCCCGGCGCCGAACTGACCGCCGAAGACGTCCGTCTCGAAACTCTGTCGGCGACAACGGTTCCCGATGGCGCACAGCGAAGTGTCGACACGGTGGTCGGAAGCACGCTGGCAGGCCCCGCCCGCCGGGGTGAGACGCTGACCGATGTGCGCCTACTCGGCCCGCGGCTGGCCGAGTCCGCCGCGGGCCCGGATGCGCGCATCGTCGCACTGCCCCTCGCCGATGCCGCGCTGCTCGATCTTCTCCGCCCCGGTGACATCGTCGATGTGGTGTCCGCACCCGCCTCCGCCGACGCCGAGTCCCAGGCGCGGGTGATGGCGACCGACGCCGTCGTGGTGCTGGTGTCGGCGAAAGCCACCGGGATCGCCGCGCAGGGCGGCAATCGCGTTGTGCTGGTGGCCTTGCCGGCTGCGGCGGCGAAGACGGTAGCCGGGGCCGCCCTGGTACAGGCCGTCACCCTGACGCTGCACTGA